GGTCGCACAACTGATCTTGCTGTTCTTTGGTTACATGGTCTTTTAATTGGATAAGCATGGCGGTCTCCTTTACTGGTATGTGAGCAGATGCAATTTTTCCCGGGAATAAGTTAAATTTAACCATACAAAAATGCCCCACAGAGGGTACACCTCTGCGGGGCATGATTTATACAGAATGGTATCTGTTAGTCATCCATTAGCCCATCGCCGAAGGAACCCAAATAAGCCTTGCCGTAGAAGTAGGCAAAGCTGTAATAGAAGGTATAGGCTTGAGCTTGATGGCTTAACATATCAATCACCTGTTTAAAGGACATAATGCATAGGGTTAAATTTTCTATAGCTTACCATAGGGCTTGGCCTTTGTAAAGCCTTATTTTTCTTCCATTTTGTGGTCTTGGTTTAAATCGACTTCTTTAAGCGGGATCATCTTTGGATTGTACTTAATTTTATGGTAGAGGAAAACGGCGATAAAGACCGGAATGCCCAGGTAGGTGGTGGCCAACTGGCGTAAGTTGATCTCCCCTTCAAGGAGGGCCGTATCCTGACCGATGATGACGATGGTGCAGAGCACCAGGGCAAAGATGGGGCCAAAGGGGAAGAGCTTTGCGCGATAGACCAAGTCGTCCAAATTTTTGCCTTGGGCGATATAGGCCTTGCGGAAACGGTAGTGGCTTAAAGCGATGCCCAACCAAGCAATGAAACCGGTCAAGCCGCTGGCGGCAATAATGTATTCGTAAGCATGGGGGGAGCCGAGCTGCATCAAAAAGACCACCACCACCATGACCAGGGTTAAATACAAGGCATTGCGCGGGGTGCCCGCCTTATTCACTTTGGCAAAGGCCTTCGGGGCCATGCCGTCTATAGCCATGGCGTGCAGCATCCGCGTTGATGCGTAAAAGCCCGAGTTGCCGGCGGATAAAATAGAAGTGAGGATGACCGCGTTCATCACGCTGGCGGCCATGGCCAGGCCGACTTTTTCAAAGACAATGGTAAAGGGTGATTTGGCAATTTCAGCCACTTCCTGGGCACCAAGCAGGTCCGGGCTGGTGTAAGGAATAATCAAACCGATGATGGCGATTGAGAAAATGTAGAAAATTAAAATCCGCCAAAAGACCTGGTTGACTGCACGAGGAATGCTTTTTTCCGGATCTTCCGACTCACCGGCGGCAATCCCGATGAGCTCCGTCCCCTGGAAAGAATAACCGGCAATCAGGAAGACCCCTAAAGCCGCCAGGAATTTGCTGGACCAGTGGGTGGTGGAGCCGACAAAGGGGGCGTCACCGACGTGCCAATTTTGCAGGCCGATGTAGTCTCCGCCGAAGATCCCTAAAATGGTCAATAGGCCGACGATGATAAAGAGGACGACGGTGATGACCTTGATGAGAGAAAACCAGTACTCAGATTCACCGTAGGCACGGACGGATAGCATGTTCAGGCCAACGATCATCGCTAAGAAAATCGCGCTCCAGGCCATCGGCGGCAAGACCCGTAAGGGCTCCCAATAACTGAAAATCAAGGCCGATAAGCTCACGTCCGCCGCCACGGTAATGACCCAGTTCAGCCAGTAGTTCCAGCCCAGGGCAAAACCGATTGACGGGTGGACGAAGCGGCTGGCATAGGCGCTGAAAGAGCCGCTAATGGGTAAATAAGTGGCCATTTCCCCTAAAGAGGTCATCAAAAAATAAACCATGATGCCGATGCAGGCATAGGCCAAGAGGGCACCGCCCGGCCCGGCGGCATGGACAGCCTGACCGCTGGTCATAAAAAGCCCGCTGCCGATACAGCCGCCGATGGCGATCATGGATAAATGGCGCGTTTTCAGCCGGCGCTTGACTTGCGTATGAACGGAGCCCTTTTCGCCGGGATGTGGTTGTGACATTTCTTTACCTCCTGTAACGGTTAACCCGTGTATTATTTTCCTATTTATTATACAGAACCGTGGAGGTTTTGTCTTGTTAAAAACCGTGTAAAAATCGCTTTTGTCAAAAAACAGCTTGGGCCGGGCCTAATTTAAAGCGACAGCACTGTACACGGCGGCGCCGACGATAAGGGCCTCTTCGTTTAAGATCACCCTAGGGTTGTGCAGGATATTGCAGTCCTCCTCATTTTCCGAGCGGGAGCCGATCCTCAGGAAGGCAGAAGGGACCCGGTCGGCCACTAAGGCAAAGTCTTCAGAGGCGTTTAAGAGGCCACCCTCTTCAAGGGTTAATACAGCCTTTTCACCGGCCGCTTCTTCGGCTCGGTTAATGGCTGTTAAGGCCTCTTTGAGTTGACCAATGCGGGCGCTGTCGGTAACGTTGGCGGGGATGGCATAATCCCAGTGCACCTCTGCAGTCCCGCGGAAGCCTTCTGCAGTCGTCCGGCTGAGTGTCTCCAACCGTTCTTTTAAGAACCGGCGGACCGTCGAGTCCATGGCGCGGAGGGTGCCGCTCAGCAGGGCTTGGTCGGGAATGATGTTGCCGATGGTGCCGGCTTGGAAGCTGCCGATGGTCAAGAGGGCCGCAGCTTGGTAATCAATTTCGCGGGCAAGGAGGGCTTGTAAAGCCAGGTGTAAGTGGACGCCGATGTTAATCGGGTCAACGCCTTCCTGGGCAGAGGCGCCGTGACAGCCTTGACCGTGGATGGTAATGGTAAAGCCGTCAACAGAAGGCATAAAGGGGCCCTCTGTTAGGGCCACGGTGCCGACCGGCAAGGTGGGCATATTGTGGACGGCAAAGGCGTAATCGACCGGATACCTGTCCAGGAGCCCATCGTCAATCATAGATTGGGCGCCGGCAAAAATTTCCTCTGCAGGTTGAAACATGAGAAGGACGCGCTGGGTCAGGTCCTCTTCGTGATCTTTTAAAATTTTAGCGGCGCCTAAAAGCATGGCGCTGTGAAGGTCATGGCCGCAGCCGTGGCTTTTGCCCAGGTTTTGTGAGGCAAAGGGCAGGCCGCTTTCCTCCGTTTGCTCTAGGGCGTCCATATCGGCCCGCAGGAGGAGGGTCTTTGGTCCCTGGCCAAGGCTGGCGATGATGCCGTTGCAGCCGCAGGGTTCAGGCGAATAGCCCATTTTTTCCAGTTCACCCTTAATATAGCGGGCTGTTTCTTCAGTGGCCAGGCCGACTTCAGGATTTTTGTGAATGTGGCGGCGCCAGTGGATGAGATCTTCTTTTAGGGACAAGGCTTCTTGGTAATATCGCATGAAAATCCTCCTTTGAATAATAAATGGCCGGAGATCGGTAACCAATCTCCGGCCTGGTGTGCACTGCGCAAAAGGGAACTTGCAGTGCTTCAGTTTTTGCTCCTGCCCCTGGCAGCAGCCCGACGGGAAGCGCATTATGAAAGGTTGGTCGTCAATCGTCATCCGTCATCTGATCAACAATCGTCAGTCACCGGGGTCTTCGTTCGTATCAGCCTGTGGCTTTGCCGGTTTCGTTCTTTTTTTATCCTGGATCCCGTCTGCCAAAGTTTTAGGATAAGGGGGTGACGGTCTTTAAATCGACGGTCACTTCTGTCGTGGCATTGGACTTGTCAATGGCCAAGGACAGGCGGTTGACCTCTGCCCGCAAGGCGGTGACGGTTTTAAGCACATCATCATAGCCGGGCAGGCCATATTCGACCAGGCCGACGCCGCTTTCTGCCTGAAAATTGGCCTTTGGCGCATTAAAGACGGCGGCCAGGGGCTCCAGCAATTTCAAGCGACGGCGTTTGGCACTGACTTCATTGAGCAAGTGACCGGTGCCGGTCTCGCGATTTTTGGCGTCAATGGCGTTTTGCAGGGTTAGGTAATCGCTTTCAATGTCGGCCATCCGATCCAAGGCGGCATTGACGGCTTCAACCTGTTGGCGAATATCAGCCGGGGGGCCGTTGTTCACCGACAGGGGAAAGTTTGTGAATTGTTCAATGGTATTTTTGGCGCGTTCCAGTTCTGTCTTAAGCTGGCTTAAATGGAAGATGGCCGCCTGCATGGTCAGGCTAAGGGTTGCCATGGGGATCACCTCTTTAATTTAAGGTCGAATCGGTGCTGGGAAATAAGGCGGCTAAATCGCCGTAGCCTTCTTTTTCCAGGTCAGTGGCCGGAATAAAGCGGGTGGCGTAGCCGTTGATGCAGTAACGCAGGCCGCCGGCCTCACGTGGACCGTCAGGGAATACATGGCCCAAGTGGGCATCGCCGACGCGGCTGCGCACTTCAGTCCGGACCATGCCCAAGGAAACATCTTCATGGGTGGTCAGGACTTCCGGGTCAATCGGTTTGGTGAAGCTGGGCCAGCCACAGCCGGCATCGTACTGGTCCAGGCTGCTGAACAAGGGCTCGCCGGTGGTGACGTCTACGTAAATCCCCGGTTCTTCTGCCCCCTGGTAGAGCGGATGGCTGAAGGGGCCTTCAGTGGCATTATCCTGCGTGATGCGGTAGGCCAGCGGGGAAAGGTGGTTGCGCAAATAAGTGCCGCTCGGCTTGCGATAGCGGCGCGGGTCCAAGGCGCGGTCGATGACCTCCGGAGCGCCATTTTCCAACTCCCGGTAGCGTTCAAGCGGAATATGGCAATAGCCATGAGGATTTTTGGTCAAATAATCCTGGTGATAGGCTTCCGCCGGGTAAAAATTTTTCAAAGGATCAACTTCCACCACCAGTGGCCGCTCGTAGCGGATTTGCTGGGCCTTGACAAAGGCCTTGGCGCGGTCCAGCAGGCCTTGGTCCCTGCTGTAAATCCCGCTGCGGTACTGGCTGCCAATGTCGGCCCCCTGGCGATTTTCGGTGGTGGGGTCAATGATGCGGAAAAAACCAGTTAGAACTTGTTCCAGGGACAGGTCTGCCGGGTCATAACTGACCTTTACCGTTTCAACGGCGCCGGTTCGTCCACTGCAGACCGCTTCATAAGTCGGCTGGTCAACCTGACTTTGCGCATAGCCGACTTCCGTTGCGCTGACTCCGGGCATCAATTGAAAGTAATGCTCGGTGCCCCAGAAGCAACCGCCGGCCAGATAAATGGTTTCCTGTGGTTTGGGCATAAGGCACTCCTTTCCGGTTATTGGGCCAAAAAAGCGCGATAAGCTCGCATGGTCATGTAGCAGTCGGCTTTGGCGGCCAGTTCAATGGGGGCGTGCATGGAGAGCATGGGGACGCCGCAATCCACCACTTCAGCTCCCCGGTTGGCAAGAATGTAGGCGATGGTTCCGCCACCCCCCTGGTCCACCTTGCCCAGTTCGCCCATTTGCCAAAGCACATGGTTGTCATCAAAAATACGGCGAATTTCTTGTAGAAATTCAGCATTGGCATCGTTGGAGCCGCTTTTCCCGCGGGCGCCGGTGTATTTGTTGATGGAAACGCCCTTGCCGATGAAGGCCGTATTGCGCTTGTCCATGACGTCCGGGAAGCTCGGGTCCAAGGCGGCGGTCACATCACCGGAGAGCACCCGGCTGCCGCTTAAGGTGCGGCGCAGGGCCAGTTCGCCTTCGCCATTCAGGTGTAAGAGCTCTGCCAGGGCATTTTCAAAAAAGATGGCGCCCATGCTGGTATTGCCCACAGAACCGATTTCTTCCTTATCCACCAATAAGGCCGCTGCCCACCTGGTTGGCGGTTTTGGCAAGTTTAATAGACCGTCTACAGCTGCAAAGGCGCAAGACCGGTCATCGTGGCCGTGGGCCGCAATCAGTGCGCGATCCAAACCGACTTCCCGGGCCTGACCGGCCGGGACCAGTTCCAATTCGGCCAGTAAGAGGTCTTTTTCAACCAAGCCGTAGCGGTCGTGGAGGAGGGAGAGGAGCTTGGCTTTGACCGGCTCTTTCAGCTCGACGTCATCCGCCGTCAGCTGTGGTTCCAGGCCGCAGACGGCGTTCAATTGTTCGCCGTTGACGCCTTCGGCCAGGGTTTTGGCGTTTTGGTCCTTGCCCAAATGGGGCAGGAGGTCGGTGATGTAAAAGACCGGATCATCGGCGGCATCGCCGATGTTGATCTGTACTTCGCTACCGTCCTCCCGGTAGGCGATGCCGTGGAGGGCCAGTGGCAGGCAGGTCCACTGGTATTTTTTGATGCCGCCGTAATAATGGGTTTTCAGCAAGCCCAGGCCGCCGTCTTCATAGAGGGGGTGGCTTTTTAAGTCCAGGCGAGGGGCGTCAATGTGGCTGCCCACAATATCCAGCCCCTCTGTCAGTGGGGCGGTGCCTGGGAGAAAAAGAATTACCGCTTTATTTTTGTGGTTCAAGTAAAAGCCTTGTCCCGCTTGCGGGGTCTTGCCGTCGGCCAAAATATCCTCAAAAGACCGGTAACCGGCCTCTTTGGCCAAGTCGACGATGGTCTTTGCCGCTTCCCGCTCGGTTTTGGCCTGGTCTAAAAAGTGCATGTAACGCTTGGCGTAGGCCTCCATCTCCGATTTTTCATCGGCATCGATGTGGGCCCAGACCGAGCGAATTTCGTATTCGTGTTCCATACTATTGCCTCCAATCTCGTTATCGGTATCCTTATACCCGTTTGGCGTTAAAAATATTTGCCAAGGGTCGGCGTATTCAGTATGATTACAGTGAAAGGGCGTGATGCAATGCTGGTAGAAACCCACTGCCATTCGTCAAACTTTTCACCGGATGCGCGGCAATCCTTGGCAGACTTATTGGCAGCCACACGGGCACGCGGGTTCAACGCGGTGGTATTGACGGAACATTACGATAAAAATTATTTCTCAGACGGGTCTGCTGGTCAGTTGACCCCCTTGGGCAGTCCGCCGGAGCCGGGCGAATGGATTTTTGATTTGGCCCAGTACCGGGCAAGGGTGCAAGCGGCCCAGGCCTCTTTCCCGGAACTTTTACAGGGGATTGAAATCGGCTACCGGCCGGCCCTGGCTGCTGATTTGACAGACTTTCTCCAACCCTTTGCCTTTGACCAGATTATCGGGTCTGTTCACGCGATGATGGGCAAGGACTTGGGCATGGCCAAGGGGCACCCCTTGTATGATTTGCCCAAACAGGAGGCTTATGAAAAAGTCCTTGAAGCCCACCTGGAAATGGTCAGCTCGCCATTTCGCTTTCAAGTGATGGGCCACGTGGACTACCTGACCCGCTATGCCCCATACGAAGATACAGCCTTGACCTATGCCCCTTATGCAGATCATTTTGATGCCTTGTTTAAGGCCCTCATCGAGCGGGAAGTGGCGCTGGAGATTAATTTGCGTACCCGGTATAAGCAATTCGACCGGACAGGCCATGATCCGGGGCTGATGGATCCGACCATTTTGCGCCGCTATCGGGATTTGGGCGGTGAATTGATTACCCTGGCCGGGGATGCCCACAGCCCGGAGGACTTCGGTCGCTTTTTCCCGGAAGCGCGGGCGGAATTAAAAACCCTGGGCTTTCAATACGGTTATTATTTTCAGCAAGGCCGGCCAATGCGCTATGCCTTGTAGGGTTTCTTGTCGCTTTTTTTATGAGGAGGTATGGATATGAACTGGTTTATTACCGCAGAAGACTTGCGCAAGCTGGAGCCTGCACCACTCATCTTTGATTTGCGTTTCCGCCTGGCAGACCTGGCCTACCACGACCAAGTCTATGCCGAGGGACATATCCCCGGGGCCTTTCTGGTCGATTTTGAACGGGACCTGTCCGACCCGGAAGGGGATTTCGGCGGGGACCATCCCTTTTTACAGCCGGAAGCCTTTGCCAATCTTCTGGAAAAGTACGGCGCCCGGGATGACAGCTTGCTGGTGCTTTACGATGAACCTTCGCTGATGAGTGCTGCCCGGTTTATTTACCAGGCCAAATTCAGCGGCCTGGCTTGTCCCATCCGGATTTTGAAGGGCGGCTATGAGGCCTGGTTGCAAGCCGGTGGCGGGACTGAAAAGGACCTTCCGAAAGCGCCCGGCGGTGGGAATTTGACCATAGCCCCGGCGCCGGAACTCATCTGCCGCCAGGACACGGTGAAGGCACAACAGGCTGATCCGACCAGTCTTTTGATCGACAGCCGGTCACCGGGGCGCTACCGTGGCGAGACTGAGCCCCGCTATCCTGTAGCCGGACATATTCCCGGTGCGGTCAATTATTACTATGAAGATATTTTGACCGATGGGGCTTTAAAAGATACGGCCTTTTTAGAGGCCCATTTTGCGGATTTAAAAAACTACGACGATATCATTTTGTCCTGTGGTAGCGGCGGTACGGCCTGTGTTAACAGCCTGGGATTGGACATGGTCGGCATTCCGCACCGGATCTACAACGGCAGCTACAGCGATTGGATTAAAAATCCGGACAACAAGGTGAACACCGGCGATAAGCCCTGAGCTATTAGACAAAGACCTATTCTCCGTCATTTAATTGGGAGCGAGTGGCCCTAAAAAGTTGGATTTAGCTTGTTACAAAAGAGCTTCCAAGAAGAGCAAATCCCCAGCTCATTTTTTGAGCCGGGGATTTGCTGGTCTTAGTGAAGCGTTAAAAAGCAAGAAAGTGGTTAAGAAAAAGGGTGAGAGAACTTTTTAATTAAGGAGGAAACGGGATGGGCACGCTTTACATTCACATACCCTTCTGCCTCAGCAAGTGTCGCTACTGTGATTTTTTAAGTGCGCCGGCCCCGGAAAATTTGCAGCGGCGGTATGCCCAGGCCTTGCTCAAGGATATTCAGTGGCAATGGTCAGCTTTCCCGGAAAGGATTGAGGCCATTTTTATCGGTGGGGGGACGCCGAGCCTGCTTGCACGCGACATTTGGCAAGGTTTGTTGCAAGGGATCCTTGATTTGTCTGGCGGTTCCGTCAAGGAATGGACGGTGGAAGCCAATCCGGGGGACCTGTCTGAGGGACTCTTGCAGGATTGGCGAGCCGCCGGGGTTAACCGTCTTTCCCTGGGGGTACAAAGTTTTGACGATGAGACCCTGCGCCTTTTAGGGCGACGGCATACGGCGGGGCAGGCAGCAGCGGCCTATGCCATGGCGCGCAAGGCCGGTTTTGAGAACATTAACCTAGACCTTATGTATGGGCTTCCGGGTATGCAGCTGACCGACTGGCAAAAAACGGTGCAAGAGGCCCTGGCCTTGGCACCGGACCACCTTTCTTTATACGGCTTGATTGTTGAAGAAGGGACCCCCATGGCCTCCGACATAAGCTCGGGCATCCTGCCGGAACCTTCTGAAGAAACGGCCCGGCAGGCCTTTTTATGGCAACGGGAGGCCTTGGCCCGCGTCGGATATGCTGCCTATGAAATTTCAAACTTTGCCCAACCGGGCTATGCCTGCCGGCATAATCAAAATTACTGGGCACTGGGCAACTGGCTGGGCTGTGGCCTCGGCGCCTCAGGCCATTTGAAGGGCACCTTTACCCGGATGAGCGCGGATATGGACGCCTACCTGGCCCGGCTTGAAGCCGGCCAGCTACCGATTGATGACCGGGAAAGCTGGGACCGCCCAACCCTGATGAGCGAAACAGTTATTTTGGCTTTGCGTACGACAGAAGGTCTGTCGGCAAGAGCTTTTGCAGCGCGCTATGGCGAACGTTTTGAACATCGGTTTGCCGCTGCCATTGATACGGCCCTCCAGCAAAATCTGGCGGTATGGGACGGCGATTACTTCAAAGCGACGCCGGAAGGGCTCTTGCTCAACAATACTTTGGGTCTCTTGTTTTTGTAACTATTTTCTGTATTGACAAGGGCTGGCCGGCGTGGCATGATTTGATATATTTCTTAGTGCGACAGCACTGGAGGAGGCCTATTATGATGGGACAAATCAAATTTAAATTAAGTCACCTTGCTTTCCTCATTGGTATTTTGGCCCTGATTGCTGACTACTGCCTGGTGGAGCGCCATTTCGGCCTGGGCTTTGACCACGCTTTCTTTATTCGACAACGCGTTGTTTATGTACTGGCACTGGTTGCCTTGACCATCGGCTTTGCCGGCTTTTCGGTGCACTTTTCACGAAGTGGCTGGTGTATGGCGTCCGCTATAACTCTGGCTGTGGATGTTTTCATCTTACTCAGTGCTATTTTTGTGGAATTCGGCCTGCCGGCAACCGTTTTGCGCTACATGCTGCACGACGGCGGCTTGCTTCCCCTATGGGCCTTGAACACGGCGGTATTCCTGCATTGGGTCTTTCGTAAATCAAGTGAATAAGAGCAAAAGAGCTGTTTCCTGCAAAGGAAAACAGCTCTTTTTTGTGGTTAAAGATCTTTAGGGCAAAAGGATTTGTTGAGAACTATTTTTTTATAAAAGAAGACGGGCCAATCCCGGTAGAAAGCGGTTAAGGGTGGGTGTTTCAGCCGGGTAAAATTTTTTGGTAGGCTAAGCGGTCTATGCCGTCCAGTGCCACGATGATGCCACAATAGGTGTAGCCGCTTTTGGCAAGTAAATGCCGCATCCCGGTATTGGCGGCGTGGGTATCGATGCGGCAATTGTAAATGCCTTGGGCCAGGGCCCTTTGTTCAGCAGCTTGGAGTAAGGCTCTTGCGTAGCCCTGGCCTTGCTCCAGGGGGTCCACCACCAGCCGGTGGATGGCCCAATAGGGGGCCGGGTTGAGCCACTGCCCGTCACGGATGACCTGATAAGTTTCATCCGGGCC
This portion of the Peptococcus niger genome encodes:
- a CDS encoding amino acid permease, which gives rise to MSQPHPGEKGSVHTQVKRRLKTRHLSMIAIGGCIGSGLFMTSGQAVHAAGPGGALLAYACIGIMVYFLMTSLGEMATYLPISGSFSAYASRFVHPSIGFALGWNYWLNWVITVAADVSLSALIFSYWEPLRVLPPMAWSAIFLAMIVGLNMLSVRAYGESEYWFSLIKVITVVLFIIVGLLTILGIFGGDYIGLQNWHVGDAPFVGSTTHWSSKFLAALGVFLIAGYSFQGTELIGIAAGESEDPEKSIPRAVNQVFWRILIFYIFSIAIIGLIIPYTSPDLLGAQEVAEIAKSPFTIVFEKVGLAMAASVMNAVILTSILSAGNSGFYASTRMLHAMAIDGMAPKAFAKVNKAGTPRNALYLTLVMVVVVFLMQLGSPHAYEYIIAASGLTGFIAWLGIALSHYRFRKAYIAQGKNLDDLVYRAKLFPFGPIFALVLCTIVIIGQDTALLEGEINLRQLATTYLGIPVFIAVFLYHKIKYNPKMIPLKEVDLNQDHKMEEK
- a CDS encoding M20 metallopeptidase family protein, which translates into the protein MRYYQEALSLKEDLIHWRRHIHKNPEVGLATEETARYIKGELEKMGYSPEPCGCNGIIASLGQGPKTLLLRADMDALEQTEESGLPFASQNLGKSHGCGHDLHSAMLLGAAKILKDHEEDLTQRVLLMFQPAEEIFAGAQSMIDDGLLDRYPVDYAFAVHNMPTLPVGTVALTEGPFMPSVDGFTITIHGQGCHGASAQEGVDPINIGVHLHLALQALLAREIDYQAAALLTIGSFQAGTIGNIIPDQALLSGTLRAMDSTVRRFLKERLETLSRTTAEGFRGTAEVHWDYAIPANVTDSARIGQLKEALTAINRAEEAAGEKAVLTLEEGGLLNASEDFALVADRVPSAFLRIGSRSENEEDCNILHNPRVILNEEALIVGAAVYSAVALN
- the msrA gene encoding peptide-methionine (S)-S-oxide reductase MsrA codes for the protein MPKPQETIYLAGGCFWGTEHYFQLMPGVSATEVGYAQSQVDQPTYEAVCSGRTGAVETVKVSYDPADLSLEQVLTGFFRIIDPTTENRQGADIGSQYRSGIYSRDQGLLDRAKAFVKAQQIRYERPLVVEVDPLKNFYPAEAYHQDYLTKNPHGYCHIPLERYRELENGAPEVIDRALDPRRYRKPSGTYLRNHLSPLAYRITQDNATEGPFSHPLYQGAEEPGIYVDVTTGEPLFSSLDQYDAGCGWPSFTKPIDPEVLTTHEDVSLGMVRTEVRSRVGDAHLGHVFPDGPREAGGLRYCINGYATRFIPATDLEKEGYGDLAALFPSTDSTLN
- a CDS encoding aminopeptidase, giving the protein MEHEYEIRSVWAHIDADEKSEMEAYAKRYMHFLDQAKTEREAAKTIVDLAKEAGYRSFEDILADGKTPQAGQGFYLNHKNKAVILFLPGTAPLTEGLDIVGSHIDAPRLDLKSHPLYEDGGLGLLKTHYYGGIKKYQWTCLPLALHGIAYREDGSEVQINIGDAADDPVFYITDLLPHLGKDQNAKTLAEGVNGEQLNAVCGLEPQLTADDVELKEPVKAKLLSLLHDRYGLVEKDLLLAELELVPAGQAREVGLDRALIAAHGHDDRSCAFAAVDGLLNLPKPPTRWAAALLVDKEEIGSVGNTSMGAIFFENALAELLHLNGEGELALRRTLSGSRVLSGDVTAALDPSFPDVMDKRNTAFIGKGVSINKYTGARGKSGSNDANAEFLQEIRRIFDDNHVLWQMGELGKVDQGGGGTIAYILANRGAEVVDCGVPMLSMHAPIELAAKADCYMTMRAYRAFLAQ
- a CDS encoding histidinol-phosphatase HisJ family protein translates to MITVKGRDAMLVETHCHSSNFSPDARQSLADLLAATRARGFNAVVLTEHYDKNYFSDGSAGQLTPLGSPPEPGEWIFDLAQYRARVQAAQASFPELLQGIEIGYRPALAADLTDFLQPFAFDQIIGSVHAMMGKDLGMAKGHPLYDLPKQEAYEKVLEAHLEMVSSPFRFQVMGHVDYLTRYAPYEDTALTYAPYADHFDALFKALIEREVALEINLRTRYKQFDRTGHDPGLMDPTILRRYRDLGGELITLAGDAHSPEDFGRFFPEARAELKTLGFQYGYYFQQGRPMRYAL
- a CDS encoding sulfurtransferase; protein product: MNWFITAEDLRKLEPAPLIFDLRFRLADLAYHDQVYAEGHIPGAFLVDFERDLSDPEGDFGGDHPFLQPEAFANLLEKYGARDDSLLVLYDEPSLMSAARFIYQAKFSGLACPIRILKGGYEAWLQAGGGTEKDLPKAPGGGNLTIAPAPELICRQDTVKAQQADPTSLLIDSRSPGRYRGETEPRYPVAGHIPGAVNYYYEDILTDGALKDTAFLEAHFADLKNYDDIILSCGSGGTACVNSLGLDMVGIPHRIYNGSYSDWIKNPDNKVNTGDKP
- the hemW gene encoding radical SAM family heme chaperone HemW; this encodes MGTLYIHIPFCLSKCRYCDFLSAPAPENLQRRYAQALLKDIQWQWSAFPERIEAIFIGGGTPSLLARDIWQGLLQGILDLSGGSVKEWTVEANPGDLSEGLLQDWRAAGVNRLSLGVQSFDDETLRLLGRRHTAGQAAAAYAMARKAGFENINLDLMYGLPGMQLTDWQKTVQEALALAPDHLSLYGLIVEEGTPMASDISSGILPEPSEETARQAFLWQREALARVGYAAYEISNFAQPGYACRHNQNYWALGNWLGCGLGASGHLKGTFTRMSADMDAYLARLEAGQLPIDDRESWDRPTLMSETVILALRTTEGLSARAFAARYGERFEHRFAAAIDTALQQNLAVWDGDYFKATPEGLLLNNTLGLLFL
- a CDS encoding GNAT family N-acetyltransferase, with product MELVPAQLEDLDPLLTIYDKARQRMHAQGNFQWADDYPGAQRLRADLARQTLYLLKIAGKIIGACALIPGPDETYQVIRDGQWLNPAPYWAIHRLVVDPLEQGQGYARALLQAAEQRALAQGIYNCRIDTHAANTGMRHLLAKSGYTYCGIIVALDGIDRLAYQKILPG